The Ornithodoros turicata isolate Travis chromosome 7, ASM3712646v1, whole genome shotgun sequence genome includes a region encoding these proteins:
- the LOC135400656 gene encoding achaete-scute homolog 2-like, with the protein MPLSSGSLLPLQVNVASRGGGKDSVARRNERERNRVRLVNHGFNTLRQHVPCGGNKKLSKVETLRSAVEYIQELQELLIAAGGQVPVCKTKDQDTPCEGRKNDCGSSSSTASVTTTNSSDAQQENLLELYSWF; encoded by the coding sequence ATGCCCCTCTCGTCCGGTTCCCTTCTTCCACTCCAGGTGAACGTCGCCTCCCGGGGAGGAGGCAAGGATTCTGTGGCCCGAAGGAACGAACGAGAAAGGAACCGGGTTCGACTCGTCAACCACGGCTTCAACACTCTTCGACAGCACGTGCCCTGCGGCGGCAACAAAAAGTTGAGCAAGGTAGAGACGCTTCGCTCCGCGGTGGAGTACATCCAGGAACTGCAAGAACTGTTGATTGCTGCTGGCGGTCAGGTCCCCGTCTGCAAGACGAAGGATCAAGACACGCCGTGCGAGGGCAGGAAAAATGACTGCGGAAGCAGTAGCAGCACCGCTTCCGTGACGACCACCAACAGTTCCGATGCTCAGCAAGAGAATCTATTGGAGTTATACAGCTGGTTTTGA